The genome window TTGTTGATTTCAAGCCTGAGAAACTTGATCTCGTTCTTCAAGGGTTTTATGAGCTCTACGGTTCAGATATAGACTATGTTATCCTTGACGAAATCCAAAACGTAGAGAGCTGGGAACTCTTCGCGAATCGGCTGAGACGAACAAAAAAGGTGATATTAACAGGGAGTAACTCAAAACTTTTATCTGGAGAGCTTGCTACCCATCTCACCGGAAGGTACAGTGATTTCACTCTGTATCCTTTTTCATTTCAAGAATTTTTGGCTCTGAAGGGAAAAACTCCGCCGAGAGAAGCGCTGTATTCAACGAAAAAAATATCTGAACTTAAGAACCTCGTCAGAGACTATATCTCTCTTGGCGGTTTCCCAGAGGTTCACAAGTTTGGGAAATCAATACTCCTGAAAACCTATGAAGATATCATCCAAAGGGATATTCTGCTCCGATATAGAATAAAAAACAAAACAACGTTCAAAGAGTTGAGTAAATATT of Candidatus Thermoplasmatota archaeon contains these proteins:
- a CDS encoding ATP-binding protein, translating into MNVEELKRIIITQKEEIDETFTREKIIDRMTPTDHLLQLLSHPNILAILGARRAGKSIFSTLLLKGKKYGYLNFDDERLVDFKPEKLDLVLQGFYELYGSDIDYVILDEIQNVESWELFANRLRRTKKVILTGSNSKLLSGELATHLTGRYSDFTLYPFSFQEFLALKGKTPPREALYSTKKISELKNLVRDYISLGGFPEVHKFGKSILLKTYEDIIQRDILLRYRIKNKTTFKELSKY